The Myxococcus guangdongensis genome has a window encoding:
- a CDS encoding alpha/beta fold hydrolase, which translates to MPMLSVNGTELHYEDTGGSGEPILFSHGLLWSTRLFDPQVDALRGRYRCIAYDHRGQGRSAVPDVSAIDMETLYLDAVGLLEQLDVGPCHFVGLSMGGFIGMRIAARRPELLRSLTLMETSADPEPLANVPRYTLLNLIARLAGLRPVADPVMRIMFGRNFLSDPNRAEERALWRARLLENRRDIWRAVNGVIRRNAVSHEVPSIRVPTLIVVGEEDVATVPAKAERLHQLIPGSRLARLARGGHSSTVEEPALVNAALGSFLESLERPHASPRVGLG; encoded by the coding sequence ATGCCGATGCTGTCCGTGAATGGAACCGAGTTGCATTACGAGGATACGGGTGGCTCGGGTGAGCCCATCCTCTTCAGCCATGGGCTCCTGTGGAGCACGCGGCTGTTCGACCCGCAGGTGGACGCGCTGCGAGGGCGCTACCGGTGCATCGCGTATGACCACCGGGGGCAGGGCCGCAGCGCCGTCCCCGACGTCAGCGCCATCGACATGGAGACGCTGTACCTGGACGCGGTGGGGCTCTTGGAGCAGCTCGACGTGGGGCCGTGTCACTTCGTCGGCCTGTCGATGGGCGGCTTCATCGGGATGCGCATCGCGGCGCGGCGGCCGGAGCTGTTGCGCTCGTTGACGCTGATGGAGACGTCGGCGGACCCGGAGCCGCTGGCGAACGTGCCGCGCTACACGCTGCTCAACCTCATCGCCCGGCTGGCCGGCCTGCGTCCGGTGGCGGACCCGGTGATGCGCATCATGTTCGGGCGCAACTTCCTGTCGGACCCGAACCGCGCCGAGGAGCGGGCGCTGTGGCGCGCGCGCCTGTTGGAGAACCGCCGGGACATCTGGCGCGCGGTCAACGGGGTGATTCGTCGCAACGCGGTGTCGCACGAGGTGCCGAGCATCCGCGTGCCCACGCTCATCGTGGTGGGCGAGGAGGACGTGGCCACCGTCCCGGCGAAGGCGGAGCGGCTCCACCAGCTCATCCCCGGCTCCCGACTGGCGCGACTGGCGCGAGGCGGGCACTCGTCCACGGTGGAGGAGCCCGCGCTCGTCAACGCGGCGCTGGGCTCCTTCCTGGAGTCACTGGAGCGTCCGCACGCATCGCCCCGCGTGGGACTGGGCTGA
- a CDS encoding HEAT repeat domain-containing protein, whose amino-acid sequence MDEVRRLAPGMGALTDIIRDRDELSKGARIFDDKQLTHLSRFENRLFADAAGSGASPYKVSLVFGDGREVKGKCSCMAARSRPFCKHAAALLVAWSRAPDAFVTTDAAPVGAGGPAKKSVKKGKTDTAELMRSGVAQVSTLVRELGMSGVAALSEDRAAQVRTLGEALRANGLRRLAARAVEVAGLLEQAAARTGTFEPPVFTDLMADMLLTARKVEKHLGGEVLEDRYVEELIGKTWTKKDRAPVEGLRLLEYAFTTRTTPDNFVIRESRFIDLGSGAHYAEKQILPAFLRSVEPKRSHAGTVLEGAKGGRYPGFAPVRLDLEGTEKTRDLGGAALRRLVEVALPDVGAALAAFQEHRKDVFAPELFPVALRVQTLLASGQRSQLVDSGDRGLFLPADSRLDEPLSAALEGATLKVVLGNVGLEAALPTLFPLAVVVETSEGLELRGLGQQEPHEEPRRGRRSARVEAPVAVPRGGWAEAARAAGASRAAIALAEVRDELAERFSNGLPSVSPRAVEPLVARLRELGLEKPGALLEALAQRTDPAERLEDFIKVYQVLGIALVRLAGAVQVEAGALEPVPTHPSIRIRKPEAPLHPGEALRKRARGELTRYEAAAHAAHYYAGLGTDALLESLYPAWSDGAASTFVVRAVVARPREQALEVVKRALAEHHSHRVHRTAVQVLGQLGRPEARVLLDGLSRRRHDSGLGLYVREVLDDVQARERGPEAVARLARERQERLRPFAQRALTESNREGRQAAVDQLEGLGLTQAWPVLRQVFYGDASQDVRRRAAMALAWLGDTEVLDRFVHAVEERDTDDEGAKAAVYALGVLGDVRGAEALLSAFVDGWKPNVVSTALKTFGLAMLEPAVRLAETRPEAMERQALRNLFEKFPKAALSQALLARVELARSHPERLARFGTYLKLAGENTHGAGKVVATALLDIPEAAMDKDLSRTAKKLLGLKG is encoded by the coding sequence ATGGATGAGGTGCGAAGGCTGGCCCCGGGCATGGGGGCCTTGACGGACATCATCCGCGACCGCGACGAGCTGTCGAAGGGCGCGCGCATCTTCGACGACAAGCAGCTCACGCACCTGTCGCGCTTCGAGAACCGGCTGTTCGCGGACGCGGCGGGCTCGGGGGCCTCGCCGTACAAGGTGTCCCTGGTGTTCGGCGATGGGCGCGAGGTGAAGGGGAAGTGTTCGTGCATGGCGGCGCGCTCGCGGCCCTTCTGCAAGCACGCGGCGGCGTTGCTCGTGGCGTGGTCGCGCGCGCCCGACGCCTTCGTCACCACCGACGCGGCGCCCGTGGGCGCGGGGGGGCCCGCGAAGAAGAGCGTGAAGAAGGGCAAGACGGACACCGCCGAGCTGATGAGGTCCGGCGTGGCGCAGGTGTCCACGCTGGTGCGTGAGCTGGGGATGTCCGGCGTGGCCGCGCTGTCCGAGGACCGGGCCGCGCAGGTGCGCACGTTGGGCGAGGCGCTGCGCGCGAACGGGCTGCGCAGGCTCGCGGCGCGCGCGGTGGAGGTGGCGGGGCTCCTGGAGCAGGCGGCGGCGCGCACGGGGACATTCGAGCCTCCCGTCTTCACGGACCTGATGGCGGACATGCTGCTCACCGCGCGCAAGGTGGAGAAGCACCTGGGCGGCGAGGTGCTGGAGGACCGCTACGTCGAGGAGCTCATCGGCAAGACGTGGACGAAGAAGGACCGCGCGCCCGTCGAGGGGCTGCGGTTGTTGGAGTACGCGTTCACCACCCGCACCACACCCGACAACTTCGTCATCCGGGAGAGCCGCTTCATCGACCTGGGCTCGGGTGCGCACTACGCGGAGAAGCAGATCCTCCCCGCGTTCCTCCGGAGCGTGGAGCCCAAGCGGAGCCACGCGGGCACGGTGCTGGAGGGCGCGAAGGGGGGCCGGTATCCCGGCTTCGCGCCGGTGCGGCTGGACTTGGAGGGCACGGAGAAGACGCGGGACCTGGGCGGCGCGGCGCTTCGCCGGCTGGTGGAGGTGGCGTTGCCGGACGTCGGCGCGGCGCTGGCGGCCTTCCAGGAGCATCGCAAGGACGTGTTCGCGCCAGAGCTGTTCCCGGTGGCGCTGCGGGTGCAGACGCTGCTGGCGAGCGGGCAGCGCTCGCAGCTCGTGGACTCCGGTGACCGGGGGCTGTTCCTCCCAGCGGACTCGCGACTCGACGAGCCCCTGTCCGCGGCGCTGGAGGGGGCCACGCTGAAGGTGGTGCTGGGCAACGTGGGGCTGGAGGCCGCGCTGCCCACGCTCTTCCCGCTCGCGGTGGTGGTGGAGACCTCCGAGGGCCTGGAGCTGCGCGGCCTGGGGCAACAGGAGCCGCACGAGGAGCCTCGGCGCGGTCGGAGGAGCGCGCGCGTCGAGGCGCCGGTGGCGGTGCCACGGGGAGGCTGGGCGGAGGCGGCGCGCGCGGCGGGCGCGTCCCGGGCGGCCATCGCGTTGGCGGAGGTGCGCGACGAGCTGGCGGAGCGGTTCTCGAACGGACTGCCCTCGGTGTCACCGCGCGCGGTGGAGCCCCTGGTGGCGCGGCTGCGGGAGCTGGGACTGGAGAAGCCCGGGGCGCTCCTGGAGGCGCTGGCGCAGCGGACGGACCCGGCGGAGCGGTTGGAGGACTTCATCAAGGTGTACCAGGTGCTGGGCATCGCCCTGGTGCGGCTGGCGGGCGCGGTGCAGGTGGAGGCGGGCGCGCTGGAGCCGGTGCCCACGCATCCGAGCATCCGCATCCGCAAGCCCGAGGCGCCGCTGCATCCGGGCGAGGCCCTGAGGAAGCGGGCTCGCGGGGAGCTGACGCGTTACGAGGCCGCGGCGCACGCCGCGCACTACTACGCGGGCCTGGGCACGGACGCGCTGCTGGAGTCGCTGTATCCCGCGTGGAGCGACGGCGCGGCGAGCACCTTCGTGGTGCGCGCGGTGGTGGCACGTCCTCGGGAGCAGGCGCTGGAGGTGGTGAAGCGCGCCCTGGCCGAGCATCACAGCCACCGGGTGCATCGCACGGCCGTCCAGGTGCTGGGGCAGCTGGGGAGGCCCGAGGCCCGGGTGCTGTTGGACGGGCTGTCGCGCAGGCGGCATGACAGCGGGCTCGGGCTCTATGTGCGCGAGGTGCTCGACGACGTGCAGGCGCGGGAGAGGGGGCCGGAGGCGGTGGCGCGCCTCGCTCGGGAGCGGCAGGAGCGGCTGCGGCCCTTCGCGCAGCGCGCTCTGACGGAGTCGAACCGCGAGGGACGACAGGCGGCGGTGGACCAGCTCGAGGGTCTGGGACTGACGCAGGCGTGGCCGGTGCTGCGACAGGTGTTCTACGGGGACGCGTCCCAGGACGTGCGACGTCGCGCGGCCATGGCGCTCGCGTGGCTGGGGGACACCGAGGTGCTGGACCGCTTCGTCCACGCCGTGGAGGAGCGCGACACGGACGACGAGGGGGCCAAGGCCGCCGTGTATGCCCTCGGGGTGCTCGGAGACGTGCGTGGGGCGGAGGCGCTGCTCTCCGCGTTCGTGGATGGCTGGAAGCCCAACGTGGTGTCCACCGCGCTGAAGACCTTCGGGCTGGCGATGCTCGAGCCCGCCGTGCGACTGGCGGAGACGCGGCCGGAGGCGATGGAGCGACAGGCGCTGCGCAACCTGTTCGAGAAGTTCCCGAAGGCGGCGCTGTCCCAGGCGCTGCTCGCCCGGGTGGAGCTCGCGCGCTCGCACCCCGAGCGGCTCGCCCGCTTCGGGACCTACCTCAAGCTCGCCGGTGAGAACACGCACGGCGCGGGGAAGGTGGTGGCGACGGCCCTGCTCGACATCCCCGAGGCCGCGATGGACAAGGACCTGTCGCGCACGGCGAAGAAGCTGCTCGGGCTGAAGGGGTGA
- a CDS encoding VWA domain-containing protein, with translation MSVDPKELAPEDREALLRWRLALGPAAEKTGSCPSLHALGAGASAVGVGQTELEALDDALSFVYGEKSAGSSGSRPYIPEWLGALRGFFRDDVIALVQKDAIEKKGLTQLLFEPETLPFLEKNVELVTTLVSARGLIPEDAKSLARQIVREVVDALRKKLESTVRTAVFGALRRDRTSPLPIARNIDWKRTIRQNLKGWDAEHRRLVPERFYFWPNQRRHHEWDVTLVVDQSGSMAESVVYSSVMAAIFASLEVLRTRLILFDTEVVDMTPVLSDPVEVLFSAQLGGGTDINRAVAYAQTHYVERPEKTLFILITDLCEGGDAEELVARLRQLVDSRAKVLCLLALSDGGRPSYDPVMAEKLTAMGIPCFGCTPRKLVDVVERVMRNQDLTSLLDADKETRHG, from the coding sequence ATGAGCGTGGACCCCAAGGAGCTGGCACCGGAGGACCGCGAGGCGCTCTTGCGCTGGCGGCTCGCGCTGGGCCCCGCCGCGGAGAAGACGGGCAGCTGTCCGTCGCTGCACGCGCTGGGCGCCGGTGCGAGCGCGGTGGGCGTGGGCCAGACGGAGCTGGAGGCGCTGGATGACGCGCTGTCCTTCGTCTACGGCGAGAAGAGCGCGGGGTCCTCCGGCTCACGGCCGTACATCCCCGAGTGGCTCGGCGCGCTGCGCGGCTTCTTCCGCGACGACGTGATTGCCCTCGTCCAGAAGGACGCCATCGAGAAGAAGGGCCTCACCCAGCTGCTCTTCGAGCCGGAGACGCTGCCCTTCCTCGAGAAGAACGTGGAGCTGGTGACCACGCTGGTGAGCGCACGCGGCCTCATCCCCGAGGACGCCAAGTCCCTGGCGCGGCAAATCGTCCGCGAGGTGGTGGACGCGCTGCGCAAGAAGCTGGAGTCCACCGTGCGCACGGCGGTGTTCGGCGCGCTGAGGCGCGACAGGACGAGCCCGCTGCCGATTGCGCGCAACATCGACTGGAAGCGCACGATTCGTCAGAACCTGAAGGGCTGGGACGCGGAGCACCGCCGGCTGGTCCCCGAGCGCTTCTACTTCTGGCCCAACCAGCGCCGTCACCACGAGTGGGACGTGACGCTGGTGGTGGACCAGTCCGGCTCCATGGCGGAGAGCGTGGTGTACAGCTCGGTGATGGCGGCCATCTTCGCGTCGCTGGAGGTGCTGCGCACGCGGCTCATCCTGTTCGACACCGAGGTGGTCGACATGACGCCCGTGCTGTCGGACCCGGTGGAGGTGCTCTTCAGCGCGCAGCTGGGCGGCGGCACGGACATCAACCGGGCGGTGGCGTATGCGCAGACGCATTACGTGGAGCGCCCGGAGAAGACGCTCTTCATCCTCATCACGGACCTGTGCGAGGGCGGCGACGCCGAGGAGCTGGTGGCGCGGCTGCGGCAGCTGGTGGACTCGCGGGCGAAGGTGCTGTGCCTGCTGGCGCTGTCGGACGGAGGCAGGCCCTCGTACGACCCCGTCATGGCGGAGAAGCTCACCGCGATGGGCATCCCGTGCTTCGGGTGCACGCCTCGCAAGCTGGTGGACGTGGTGGAGCGGGTGATGCGGAACCAGGACCTGACGTCCCTGCTCGACGCCGACAAGGAGACTCGCCATGGATGA
- a CDS encoding DUF5682 family protein has product MDLDLLLGAHLFPVRHHSPRTTAVLTRWLEHVKPEVILIEGPCDASELVDVLCDAETKPPIALLGYRTDDTPGSALWPFADYSPEYAALRWAKAHGAHARFIDIPVGVSLGVDRHLEAVALEGEPSSEADAEDSACARLEEPLTARFARERGYRSFEELWEAMFEAPDWTPEGFRPVLLAWADVLNAGPRPDYHRWRDAFMARQVLEVIASGVPPERIAVVAGAAHVAAFLARDVDPTLEAKLPTAVPCAVTVIPYSFPRLSEQLGYGAGNRAPHFYQKAHEAQCDFRRATLEVLIDFAGHLRMRGFTASLSDVLEAYRLAVTLADLREKSAPGLDELREATVATLCRGDATHVDDFLWKSVVGHQVGRVASRIGRNSLQAEFWREVESRRLPSTDSAETFTLRLNNPVEVGSSVFLHRLRVVGIPYAGLAATGQQKATAQEAGGQAALTRVREAWQAQWTPSTDVALVEKIVLGDSLEAVTTRVLQEQLSLAKSTGTAAAVLLESVITGCPQTMASALRACDGHAATDADLPSLASASRALSGLVAYGTSRTHTALGDEAVAALCQKTFARALLRVSDSCACAQDAVPSMMAALRTLHEVALAQPLADKAGWLVEARGLMSSTVVHPATSGLATGLLYLAEELSESEVAREVGLRLSLAVEPEAGASWLEGFLRVNALVLVKNREVVRALDAFLSSVDPERFRQTLPVLRRALGVLGPTERRYLLENVVAVRQLGDKGRAVKTILAEKDTEKLKDMSAELGKALADLDDLL; this is encoded by the coding sequence ATGGACCTGGACCTGCTCCTGGGCGCCCACCTGTTCCCGGTGCGCCACCACTCGCCTCGCACCACCGCCGTGCTCACGCGCTGGCTCGAGCACGTGAAGCCCGAGGTCATCCTCATCGAGGGCCCCTGTGACGCCTCGGAGCTGGTGGATGTGCTGTGTGACGCGGAGACGAAGCCGCCCATCGCCCTGCTCGGCTACCGCACCGACGACACCCCAGGGTCCGCGCTGTGGCCCTTCGCGGACTACTCGCCCGAGTACGCCGCCCTGCGCTGGGCGAAGGCCCATGGCGCCCACGCCCGCTTCATCGACATCCCCGTCGGCGTCAGCCTGGGCGTGGACCGTCACCTGGAGGCCGTGGCGCTCGAGGGCGAACCCTCCTCCGAGGCGGACGCCGAGGACTCCGCGTGCGCCCGCCTGGAGGAGCCGCTCACCGCGCGCTTCGCCCGCGAGCGCGGCTACCGTTCCTTCGAGGAGCTGTGGGAGGCGATGTTCGAGGCCCCCGACTGGACGCCCGAGGGCTTCCGGCCCGTGCTGCTCGCCTGGGCGGACGTGCTCAACGCGGGCCCTCGGCCGGACTACCACCGCTGGCGCGATGCCTTCATGGCGCGTCAGGTGTTGGAGGTCATCGCGAGCGGCGTGCCTCCGGAGCGCATCGCCGTGGTGGCGGGCGCGGCCCATGTGGCGGCGTTCCTGGCCCGGGACGTGGACCCGACGCTGGAGGCGAAGCTCCCGACCGCCGTGCCCTGCGCGGTGACGGTGATTCCGTACAGCTTCCCTCGACTGTCCGAGCAGCTCGGCTACGGCGCCGGCAACCGCGCGCCGCACTTCTACCAGAAGGCCCACGAGGCCCAGTGCGACTTCCGGCGCGCCACGCTGGAGGTGCTCATCGACTTCGCGGGACACCTGCGCATGCGTGGCTTCACCGCGTCGCTGTCCGACGTGCTGGAGGCGTACCGGCTCGCGGTGACGCTCGCGGACCTTCGCGAGAAGAGCGCACCTGGATTGGACGAGCTGCGCGAGGCCACCGTGGCCACGCTGTGCCGCGGGGATGCAACGCACGTCGACGACTTCCTGTGGAAGAGCGTCGTGGGGCACCAGGTGGGGCGGGTCGCGAGCCGCATCGGCCGCAACTCGCTGCAGGCGGAGTTCTGGCGCGAGGTCGAGTCACGCCGACTGCCGAGCACCGACAGCGCGGAGACCTTCACCCTGCGGTTGAACAACCCCGTGGAGGTGGGCTCCTCCGTCTTCCTGCACCGCCTGCGCGTGGTGGGCATTCCCTACGCGGGCCTCGCCGCCACTGGCCAGCAGAAGGCCACGGCGCAGGAGGCGGGAGGACAGGCCGCGCTGACGCGCGTGCGGGAGGCCTGGCAGGCGCAGTGGACGCCATCCACCGACGTGGCGCTGGTGGAGAAGATCGTCCTCGGGGACTCGCTCGAGGCGGTGACGACGCGCGTCCTCCAGGAGCAACTGAGCCTCGCCAAGTCCACGGGCACGGCGGCGGCGGTGCTGCTGGAGTCCGTCATCACCGGCTGTCCCCAGACGATGGCCTCGGCCCTGCGCGCCTGTGATGGCCATGCGGCCACCGACGCGGACCTGCCTTCGCTCGCCTCGGCCTCGCGGGCGCTGTCGGGGCTCGTGGCCTATGGCACCTCGCGAACCCATACGGCGCTGGGCGACGAGGCCGTGGCGGCGCTGTGCCAGAAGACCTTCGCTCGCGCGCTGCTGCGCGTGTCCGATTCGTGCGCCTGCGCCCAGGACGCCGTGCCCTCGATGATGGCGGCGCTGAGGACGTTGCACGAGGTGGCCCTCGCACAGCCGCTGGCGGACAAGGCCGGCTGGCTCGTCGAGGCGCGCGGGTTGATGTCGAGCACCGTCGTGCACCCGGCGACGTCGGGACTGGCCACGGGGCTGCTGTACCTGGCCGAGGAGCTGAGTGAGTCGGAGGTGGCTCGCGAGGTGGGGCTGCGGCTGTCGCTGGCGGTGGAGCCCGAGGCGGGCGCGTCGTGGCTGGAGGGCTTCCTGCGCGTCAACGCGCTGGTGCTGGTGAAGAACCGCGAGGTGGTGCGGGCCCTGGATGCATTCCTGTCGAGCGTGGACCCGGAGCGCTTCCGTCAGACCCTCCCGGTATTGAGGAGGGCACTGGGCGTGCTCGGTCCCACCGAGCGGCGATACCTCCTGGAGAACGTCGTCGCGGTGCGCCAGCTCGGAGACAAGGGCCGGGCCGTGAAGACGATTCTCGCGGAGAAGGACACCGAGAAGCTCAAGGACATGAGCGCCGAGTTGGGCAAGGCGCTCGCCGACCTGGATGACCTGCTATGA
- a CDS encoding ATP-binding protein encodes MPDIRLPAEAKFRSELEALAAHDDKPRPPGWALSPRAVEAYILGSPKPVGGVTITPKYVGDRGLIQVCIATLASDRALMLVGEPGTAKSWLSEHLSAAISGTSALIVQGTAGTSEDHLKYSWNYALLLAQGPTPEALVPSPVLRAMRTGKFARFEEVTRTSPEIQDALISLLSEKQVSIPELGEVVSAQRGFNLIATANTRDRGVNEMSAALKRRFNFVTVPIVDDLEQEIQIVTRREAELRNDYQVGVPPTEELSRMLLTLFQELREGVTKDGKTKVRTPGAVLSTAEAISVLFNSSILAQQFGGGKVTAQELAASLVGAVVKEQADDVKALREYMETVAKGRPGAWKELYSASKKLLRG; translated from the coding sequence ATGCCGGACATCCGACTGCCCGCCGAAGCGAAGTTCAGGAGTGAGCTGGAAGCCCTCGCCGCCCACGACGACAAGCCTCGCCCTCCCGGGTGGGCCCTGTCGCCGCGCGCCGTGGAGGCCTACATCCTCGGGAGCCCCAAGCCCGTGGGCGGCGTCACCATCACGCCCAAGTACGTGGGCGACCGGGGCCTCATCCAGGTCTGCATCGCCACGCTCGCGTCCGACCGCGCGCTGATGCTCGTCGGCGAGCCCGGCACCGCGAAGAGCTGGCTGTCCGAACACCTCTCCGCCGCCATCAGCGGCACCTCCGCCCTCATCGTGCAGGGCACCGCCGGTACCAGCGAGGACCACCTCAAGTACTCGTGGAACTACGCCCTGCTGCTCGCGCAGGGCCCCACCCCCGAGGCCCTGGTCCCCTCCCCCGTCCTGCGCGCCATGCGCACCGGCAAGTTCGCCCGCTTCGAGGAGGTGACGCGCACCTCCCCCGAGATTCAGGACGCCCTCATCTCCCTCCTCTCCGAGAAGCAGGTCTCCATCCCGGAGCTCGGCGAAGTCGTCAGCGCCCAGCGCGGCTTCAACCTCATCGCCACCGCCAACACGCGCGACCGCGGCGTCAACGAGATGAGCGCCGCCCTCAAGCGCCGCTTCAACTTCGTCACCGTCCCCATCGTCGATGACCTGGAACAGGAAATCCAAATCGTCACCAGGCGCGAGGCCGAGCTGCGCAATGACTATCAGGTCGGCGTCCCGCCCACCGAGGAGCTGTCGCGCATGCTGCTCACGCTCTTCCAGGAACTGCGCGAGGGCGTGACGAAGGATGGCAAGACGAAGGTCCGCACGCCGGGCGCGGTGCTCTCCACCGCGGAGGCCATCAGCGTCTTGTTCAACAGCTCCATCCTCGCGCAGCAGTTCGGCGGCGGGAAGGTCACCGCGCAGGAGCTGGCCGCCTCGCTCGTGGGCGCGGTGGTGAAGGAGCAGGCCGACGACGTGAAGGCCCTGCGCGAATACATGGAGACCGTGGCCAAGGGCCGCCCCGGCGCGTGGAAGGAGCTGTACTCCGCCAGCAAGAAGCTCCTGAGGGGCTGA
- a CDS encoding AAA family ATPase codes for MFGESVALTECLEWLKLLQFKNLETDGKGKEGKLLEALKQFINQPDFLPHEARLHSISSDGVRFVDGNGCEIPVENLSDGYRSVLSMTFELIRQLVKTYGAEHLFASGDATTVQVPGVVLIDEIDVHLHPTWQRRVGHWFRKHFPHIQFIVTTHSPLICQAATVGSIFRLPRPGSEESGGMVTGIARDRLLYGNVLDAYGTGVFGDVPTRSVEAIAQLERLAMLNQKELSEGLNDKERQEQERLRAQTPTAASALPSPAVEDLLK; via the coding sequence GTGTTCGGTGAATCCGTCGCGCTGACGGAGTGTCTGGAGTGGCTCAAGCTGCTCCAGTTCAAGAACCTGGAAACGGATGGGAAAGGAAAGGAGGGCAAGCTGCTCGAGGCGCTCAAGCAGTTCATCAACCAGCCCGACTTTCTCCCGCACGAGGCCAGGCTCCACTCCATCAGCTCGGATGGCGTGCGCTTCGTCGACGGCAATGGCTGCGAGATTCCTGTCGAGAACCTGAGTGACGGCTATCGCTCCGTCCTCAGCATGACGTTCGAGCTCATCCGCCAGCTCGTGAAGACCTATGGCGCGGAGCACCTCTTTGCCTCGGGTGATGCGACGACGGTCCAGGTGCCGGGGGTCGTCCTCATCGACGAAATCGATGTCCACCTCCACCCCACCTGGCAGCGCCGTGTCGGGCACTGGTTCCGGAAGCACTTTCCTCACATCCAGTTCATCGTCACCACGCACAGCCCGCTCATCTGTCAGGCCGCGACAGTGGGCAGCATCTTCCGGTTGCCCCGCCCCGGAAGTGAGGAGTCGGGTGGAATGGTCACTGGCATCGCGAGGGACAGGTTGCTGTACGGCAACGTCCTGGATGCTTATGGGACAGGGGTCTTCGGAGACGTGCCCACGCGTTCGGTCGAGGCCATCGCGCAGCTCGAGCGCCTGGCGATGCTCAACCAGAAGGAACTCTCCGAAGGGCTCAATGACAAGGAGCGACAGGAGCAGGAACGCTTGAGGGCACAGACCCCGACGGCCGCGAGCGCGCTTCCCTCTCCTGCCGTGGAGGACCTGCTCAAGTGA
- a CDS encoding HNH endonuclease family protein codes for MIRLPQGQLPEAARQGLEGYQQSIDALPDYAGRVALAKKRFSSLNKIGNPTFDHVKSTLTQMCSGARRCAYCEDSVADEVEHIRPKTLYPEVAFAWMNYLYACGSCNVRKNDHFAVFDEASNVLTKVARPRLAPVTPPIPGRPVFIDPRVEEPTDFLELDLRDTFFFRPRATPKTEAYHRAEYTIDVLQLNLREVLPHARRAAYWDYMAHLNGYLRAKSQGMPQEHLDMLARQVRTRQHPSVWIEMKRQHERLPELLLPFTLAPEALGW; via the coding sequence GTGATTCGTCTGCCGCAAGGGCAGTTGCCAGAAGCCGCTCGCCAAGGGCTCGAGGGATATCAACAGTCCATCGACGCCCTGCCTGACTACGCGGGGCGAGTGGCGCTGGCGAAGAAGCGCTTCTCTTCGCTCAACAAGATTGGCAATCCGACCTTCGACCACGTCAAGTCGACGCTGACGCAGATGTGCTCGGGCGCGCGGCGCTGCGCCTATTGCGAGGACTCGGTCGCGGACGAGGTGGAGCACATCCGCCCCAAGACGCTCTACCCAGAGGTCGCCTTCGCGTGGATGAACTATCTCTATGCGTGCGGCTCCTGCAACGTGCGCAAGAATGACCACTTTGCTGTCTTCGACGAAGCCTCGAACGTGTTGACGAAAGTGGCCCGGCCCCGGCTGGCGCCCGTGACGCCGCCCATTCCTGGCAGGCCCGTGTTCATCGACCCTCGTGTCGAGGAGCCCACGGACTTCCTTGAGCTCGACCTCCGCGACACCTTCTTCTTTCGTCCCAGGGCAACCCCGAAGACGGAGGCGTATCACCGCGCGGAGTACACGATTGATGTCCTGCAATTGAACCTGAGGGAGGTGCTCCCGCATGCGCGTCGTGCCGCCTATTGGGATTATATGGCGCACTTGAACGGCTACCTCCGGGCGAAGTCACAGGGAATGCCCCAGGAGCACCTCGACATGCTGGCACGGCAGGTCCGAACGAGGCAGCACCCCTCGGTGTGGATTGAGATGAAGCGTCAGCATGAGCGTCTTCCCGAGCTGCTACTCCCGTTCACCCTCGCTCCCGAAGCGCTCGGGTGGTGA
- a CDS encoding NADP-dependent oxidoreductase, translating into MNPSIPSQMKAAAIDRFGGPEVLDTRTVPVPQVGPGEVLIKVETAGIGQWDPSERAGEMEGYKPGKTSFPHVLGTDGCGTVAAVGDGVKNLKVGDKVYAFGFLNDKGGFYAEYTAVKANDTAPIPKGLSAEQAGVLAADGITALQGVEDTLKVGKGTTLLVYGASGGVGHLAVQLAKRLGARVLAVASGSDGVELLKKLGADKVVDGRADDVVKAAREFAPDGLDAALVLAGGDKTNQALSCVKSGGHIAFPNGVEPAPKGNDGVKVSSYNGEANSKVLARLNGLIESGPFHVEVSQVFRLDEARNAHEAVGKHHLGKLALRIH; encoded by the coding sequence ATGAACCCCTCCATTCCTTCCCAGATGAAGGCCGCCGCCATCGACCGCTTCGGCGGTCCCGAGGTGCTCGACACGCGCACCGTCCCCGTCCCCCAAGTAGGTCCCGGTGAAGTGCTCATCAAGGTCGAGACCGCGGGCATCGGCCAGTGGGACCCCTCCGAGCGCGCGGGCGAGATGGAGGGCTACAAGCCGGGCAAGACGTCCTTCCCCCACGTCCTCGGCACGGATGGCTGCGGCACCGTCGCCGCCGTGGGCGACGGCGTGAAGAACCTGAAGGTCGGCGACAAGGTCTACGCCTTCGGCTTCCTCAACGACAAGGGCGGCTTCTACGCCGAATACACCGCGGTGAAGGCCAACGACACCGCGCCCATCCCCAAGGGCCTGAGCGCGGAGCAGGCGGGCGTCCTGGCGGCGGATGGCATCACCGCCCTGCAAGGCGTGGAGGACACGCTGAAGGTCGGCAAGGGCACCACGCTCCTCGTCTACGGCGCCAGCGGCGGCGTGGGGCATCTCGCGGTACAACTCGCGAAGCGGCTCGGCGCGCGTGTGCTCGCGGTGGCCTCCGGCTCCGACGGCGTGGAGCTCTTGAAGAAGCTCGGCGCGGACAAGGTCGTGGACGGCCGCGCGGATGACGTGGTGAAGGCCGCGCGTGAGTTCGCGCCGGACGGCCTGGACGCGGCCCTGGTGCTCGCCGGCGGCGACAAGACGAACCAGGCGCTCTCGTGCGTGAAGTCCGGCGGCCACATCGCCTTCCCCAACGGCGTCGAGCCCGCGCCCAAGGGCAACGATGGCGTCAAGGTCTCCAGCTACAACGGCGAGGCCAACTCCAAGGTGCTCGCGCGGCTAAACGGCCTCATCGAGTCCGGCCCCTTCCACGTCGAGGTCTCCCAGGTCTTCCGCCTGGACGAGGCCCGCAACGCGCACGAGGCCGTGGGCAAGCACCACCTGGGCAAGCTGGCGCTGCGCATCCACTGA